In the genome of Canis lupus familiaris isolate Mischka breed German Shepherd chromosome 17, alternate assembly UU_Cfam_GSD_1.0, whole genome shotgun sequence, the window atTTAGGAAGGAACTAATTTCTTAAGTGTATATGAAAATAGTTGTAGGTGTGTATAAATAGatatgattatatacatatataaaaatatatatgtgaagaaTTTCTAAAGAATCTGTTTGTAAAACTCTAGAGTTTGACATCctgtgaaaaaaatcttaaaataaaaataatcataaactgCATGCTTTTTAActagataaaattttttataatcatAGATGCattatctatatacatatactatatatatatttttttcttttttttttaaagtggggaagggggggaaacCTATTAAGATTGCCACAAGGTGGCACTAAAATCTAATGAACATTCCAGTCTCTGATCTTGTCTGAGAGCAGTTGAGGGGTGATTTGCAGGATCTGTAGGAAACActggacaaaaacaaaacaaaacaaaaccccaaataaatTGAACTGAAGATTGGAGATAGATTAACATCTCCCTTTTGTCTGGGAggtaatttctctctctcactggtGCAGGTATCTGTCATACAGTGAGTCTGTATGTtaataaaggtaatttttaaCAATTCTTCTCATGGGCCAATCCTTGCCCTGGCCTTTCAGTAGGCGTGTCCtgtgcggggaggggggaggcagggaggagcctGCCTGGCACATCACCTAGTTTGGAAAAGTTTATCCTCTGAGTGGTGCAGTCTTCGGAGTAGTCCGTTGCCAAAGAGCCTGTCAACGTATCCCGGACATAAAAATGAACACCATGAAGAGAACTTGCTGCAGAACACggatttttctatttgtttacttTGGCATATTTACCAACTgagtatttttagaaattattgcCATACTCAAGTTCAGGCTTGGAACACTCATATATTATGTCTGAGAATCAGGAAATGAGTGAATCGAATCCCTCTTCctgattctttgtattttggtttttcaaaaaagacatgGTACAAAGTTTTGTTTGATAGTTTAATATTTGAAGCTTAAGGACACCACCAAGATTCCCAAGCTATATTAAGATAAAGGAAAGCCGTGTTAACAATACACCTATAAAAGGTTTtgactaaaagaagaaaaatttagataagatttttttaataggctaaaaaaaaaaaaagtttccggACAGGAACCCTAAACCAATGATCAAAAaccccttcttttcttccatggAAACCCATTGTCGAAAAATCATTTACTTGCTGATAATTTAGTTCCTTAgatctgaaaaaggaaaacagtggaGCTTATATCTAGTGTGAGGGAAGCCCTTTTGGGCATTTCAATTTGTTCCCCACAGGACAGGCTCTAGGGATTAGGGCACTACTGTCTTACTTAATTTGATATATCTTTGGTGTTCACGTAGAGACCCAGAACTCAACATGTAAATCATACGGGAAAACACACCACAGCTTAGTTACAGCTGGCTCCATGGGCTTGGTTGGATGGTTATTAACAGAGAGCCTGGAACCTGAGGTAGGAGATGCCAGAAAGTTCTGAGTTCCTGAGCATTTAAGTGGAATTCTTCTCTACAGTCATTTACTGGATTCTTTCATAGGCGCAGCCATGTAGGTCTTCAGGATGCTGAGGTTAAGACAAAATCTTGGCTCTCTACCAGCTTCCAGTCttaagagacagaggcagaaatacGAAGCCTTAATTTCAACATGATGTGTGGGGTTCTCCTTTGctaaaaaaccaataaaacatcCCACTGTGTCTTGATGGACATGGCCCAATCTGTGCAGTTGGCATTTTAGCCCTCCATGATTGGCCTCAACCTGAAtttcaattctctctctctttccatcaagTGCAGTCACATCAACCTAGTCTCTGTTTTTAGAGTTTGTCTTATTGTTTCCcacagttctgtttttttttcaagctctTCCTTCTTGGCACCAagccctctccctgtccccctgcctccTTCTTCTGTCCTGTGAAATCCTTTGCCTTAGGTCCTTCTATACTAGACTCTGTGCTAGATGAGTCAAGCCCAGAAGAAGAACTAGCAGAAGAACTAGCACCCCACCGGACACTGATTTGCTGTGTCCTCGCCTGCAAGTtccctgtctgcccctctctccccggCCTCAGGCCTCATCCTCTTCTTGCCCAGTGGGCTGGGAGGCCGTTGATTTTATTGTGCTATTTACTTCAGCACAGTTCTCAGCCTGACTACCAGGATCCGAATTCATCATGCAAACCAGGGCCGAAgctgcctttctctgcctggtAACTTCCTCCAAGTGGACATCAAGTCCTGCAAGCAGCCCCAACCTCCCTTTTTCATGGTCCCCCCCTTCCCAGATGTTCACCTggagatgggggggtggggggtggaggaggaagggggactGATAGGACTTGGGAAGAGCTGGAGGCCGGGCCCAGGCCCACTCTGGCCTCCGGGGTCCAAACCTGGAAGGGTACCgcggcagtgggggtggggggggcggggaggagtgggggggaggAGTTGGGAGAGGTGGCCTAGACGAGGGAAGGGGCCGCTTCTGAAAGCAGAGAACAAAACCTTCCTTGGAAACAAGCGTGtagtgtgtatgcgtgtgtgcgtgagtttatttaaaaacaaacccgCTTAAAGGGGCCGCTCCCTCCCCCACGGGTCCGGCCGCCGCTGGGAGTTTGCACGGAAGCGGGACAATTCCGCGTGGGAGGGAGTCGCCAACGCCCCCCAGAGTGCTGCCTGTCTCGGAACCGCTCGCCCAGGCCCCGCGGGCTCCagcaccccgccccccagcccggggccccggccccgcgcgcagAAAACGCGGCAAAAAGGGGCGAACGCGGCCGCTGCGGCCACAGCCCCGCAGCGCCCGCCCAGGCGCAGACTCCCCAGTCGCCGCCTCTCCCAGCCCCGCGGCCTGGGCCGTCAATCAAGCTCGGAGGCCCCGCCCCTGGGCTGCAGCGGGCGGCCAATCAGAGCCGAGCTCCGCAGCGATGAGCTCAGCCGGCTCGCTTCCCATTGGCCGGCTATATTAAGAAAGTGGCCGAACTCTTTAAATAGCGGGCGCTAGGGCCGCAGCCCGCATCTGCCACCGCAGTCCGGCCGTAGGCGAGGCTCTCGGGTGCCGCTGCCGGGGCCCGGGCCGAGACCCAGAGGAGGCCGGGGAGGGACTCGGCCGGCTCCGCCGCTCCGCCGCTCCGCCGCTCCGCCGCCGTTGGCGCACAAAGGCGCGGAccccgggcccggggcggggagaGCGGCCACCgcccggcgcggcgcggcgcggcgcggctcGGAGACGCACGGCGCGCCCTatgcccccgcgcccccgccgcggcaGCCCGAGCGCAGCGAGAGGTCGCGCCGCCGCGGGGCCCGGGTGCAGCCGCCGACGCCCGCCCGCAGCGCGCAGCCCGAGGTGAGCGGCGAGCGGCGAGCGGCGAGCGGCGAGCGGCGAGCGGGACGGCGGCGCGGCGTCCGCGGGCCCCCTCCTgctgcccggcccggcccgctcATGGCGGCCATCCGCAAGAAGCTGGTGGTGGTGGGCGACGGCGCGTGCGGCAAGACGTGCCTGCTGATCGTGTTCAGTAAGGACGAGTTCCCCGAGGTGTACGTGCCCACCGTCTTCGAGAACTATGTGGCCGACATCGAGGTGGACGGCAAGCAGGTGGAGCTGGCGCTCTGGGACACGGCGGGCCAGGAGGACTACGACCGCCTGCGGCCACTCTCCTACCCGGACACCGACGTGATCCTCATGTGCTTCTCCGTGGACAGCCCCGACTCGCTGGAGAACATCCCCGAGAAGTGGGTGCCCGAGGTGAAGCACTTCTGCCCCAACGTGCCCATCATCCTGGTGGCCAACAAGAAAGACCTGCGCAGCGACGAGCACGTCCGCACGGAGCTGGCGCGCATGAAGCAGGAACCGGTGCGCACGGATGACGGCCGCGCCATGGCCGTGCGCATCCAAGCCTACGACTACCTCGAGTGCTCGGCCAAGACCAAGGAGGGCGTGCGCGAGGTCTTCGAGACGGCCACGCGCGCCGCGCTGCAGAAGCGCTACGGCTCCCAGAACGGCTGCATCAACTGCTGCAAGGTGCTATGAgggccgcgcccgccccgcctgcccctgcccccgccggCGCGGCGCCCCCtcccgggcccgcccccgccgcccccccccgccgcccgccctccAGCCTCGAGCCCGAAGACGGGGAGACCCGCGCCCTCCCCGAGGCCCCCAGCGGACCGCCCGACGGCGGCTCGGGCCCCGGCCGCGGGCGCCCCCTCTCCAGCGTCTCTGCGCGCCCGGCTGTGCTGCACCGGCCCGGGCGCCTGCTGAGTGCCGAGGGCCCCTGAGCGCCCTTTCCCGAAGAGCCAAGCCGCTTCGGAGCGTGCGGCCGTGTGTGTGTGCGATTTCCCCGCCCcacgtccccccgcccccgcctctgGTCCCCGGAGGAGAGCTTGGCGCCGGGGTGCGGCCGCGCCCCAGCAGATGCTCGCCCAGAAGCGGCGAGCGGCCGCTGTCCCTTGTGTGTAACATAGACCGCGGGAactgcgggggggcggggggctggggaggacggggtgttctataaatatagatataattttattttcgaAGGTAGGATGGTGTTATTTAATGGTGGCGGTGGGTGGAGTGACAGGGCGCTAGAACAGCTCCGGCCCACCCTGGGGCGGGCGCCCATCCAAGCGTGAACAGGACTTGGCCAGCTTTCCAACCCCTGGGAAAACCTTTGCGACTGCCGTGGGGCTGCGAGGACACAGCTTCCAGACTCCGGTCTCCTGCGGGCCAGCCCCGGGCGCACCCCTCACCAGCCCTGGGCCGGAGGAGGGAGAGAGTGCTTTGGGTCTTTCTTTTGCCATAAGCGAACTTTGTGCCTGTCATACAAGTGGAAATCGTTCAGTCCAAGAAACTGatgttatttgatttatttaaaagctaaaacttgttcgggtttttttttttttttttggaaagaattctTTGCAcaattgttttattgtttgacACTTAATGCACTTGTCATTTGCATAAGAAAGTAGCATTCTGACCACCCCTGTACGCTGTAACCTCATCTACttctggtgttttgtttgttttgttttttttttaaagatgatgacttttaaaaaaacaaagagaaaaaagaaaccactaatttttgttttctagaaaaagTGGCAACACTGTTTTGCGATTTTATTTGTGCAGGTATGCGCACTATTTTGATAAAGGGCAGTAACAAGTATTGGGACCTATTTAactcccccttccttttttttttttttttttttcttcacaaggCAGTCTCAAAAGCTATGTGAaattttctctgcatctctgtacAGAGAATGAACCTGCCCCTAGCCTCTCCTTTCTtaccctcccttccccacccagtGGTACTTCTACTAAattgttgtcttgtttttttattttttaaataaactgacaAATGACAAAGTGGTGAGCTTATGATGTTTACATAAAAGTTCTATAAGCTGTGTATACagttttttatgtaaaatattaaaagactaTGATGatgacatttataaaatggcTCCTGTGATTTAATAGTGTGTAAGAATTTATCCTCTTGAATTTGGGGCAAGGGGTGACTATTGCCAGACAAGATACTCTCTGGCTACCACTCCCATTTCCCTGATAGCATTTGTGGTAAATGAGGCCAAAATCCCTTTGGGGGATGAGTGAGGGTTGGGTGGCCAGGGGAGACTAGTTACTCCCGTCCCCATCCCAGGGGTAGGTGACTGACTGGGGCGCCCAGCCACCCAGTGCCCAAGCCTTTGACTTAATGTGCACTGTCTGTATGTCTTTAAAACACCGCGTCTAAATCTGTGGGGCCTTTGCCTCCTACTTCttgaaacttgaaaatttttaaaattttgcactttaaatttaattcacatttttttcttaatcacagGTGTGGGGCCTGTCTAGGAGGCTGGTTATGGGGTTCCCTTCACATCCTCAAAGGGAGGGTTCCACAGCACCTCATACAAGATTATAGGTGGTTGCTTTTGGGACTGGAGCTCTGGGGTGGAAGTTGGGGGAGAGCCGCAATCGTGACCGGATTCTTCAATCGTTGAACTTTGATCCGCGTGTATGTCTATACAGAACCTAGAATGCTGTACTCTAAGTTCAGAGAA includes:
- the RHOB gene encoding rho-related GTP-binding protein RhoB (The RefSeq protein has 1 substitution compared to this genomic sequence) → MAAIRKKLVVVGDGACGKTCLLIVFSKDEFPEVYVPTVFENYVADIEVDGKQVELALWDTAGQEDYDRLRPLSYPDTDVILMCFSVDSPDSLENIPEKWVPEVKHFCPNVPIILVANKKDLRSDEHVRTELARMKQEPVRTDDGRAMAVRIQAYEYLECSAKTKEGVREVFETATRAALQKRYGSQNGCINCCKVL